CAATAAGTCTCTATCTTTAGATTCATAGATCAAGGATAAGGCTGAGAAGGATGTGATTGATTTTCTATCGAAACTTTCGCTACAATAATCAAATCGTGCTGACGTCGTGAGTGGAACGTCAGAGCCGATTTATGATATCCATTCGCAGCACATTACAACATTGTACATTTTCCAATACCGCATAAACGTTTTGGTACCATAGAAAGGAGGTTATAGCATGGGCTTAAAAGAATGGGTATATAAATAGAGGGAGTAATTGGCTCATTGGCGGACGAGCACAATACTCCCTCATCCGGCATTTTATTAACACCATAACTAAAATACTTTAAATCCACCAAAAACTTGCATTAAATATGGAATAAATTAAGTTCTTTCATAAGGAGTCTATTATGCGGAAATATATAGTATCGATTTTTGCATTCGCGCTATTAATGACATTTCAAAGCCAGGCTGTCAGGCCATATTTTAACAGCTATGGCTGGTTTCAATTATTATCTGAGGGCGAGATTGCCATAAGTACCCGATATGCTTCTGTTACGAGTGGGGTAGAGACCTGGTACAACAAATGGAGGGGCCATATTGAATACTATGTAAATACGGGACCATGGTATGGTGCAGTTTACATGTATGGTCAATGGCAATATCGCTACATTGATGCTGACATTATAGCATCACTTATTCGTGCGGATAATACGCTTGGCCTTCAAGATATACCTCAGGAAGTAGTAGATTATGTTGAATCAAAGCTTGAATATGATCGCAACAGAATGGTCAACCACCCGAACGATTATTATAATAGTTATTGGTATCCCTGGGAATCTGATCCTATAACTCAACTAAAGTGGCGTTCAGTTTATATGGAAGGCAGATATGCTGAAAACGATTTCACAACCTGTACCGACATTCATGCCAATTGCTGGGGAACCGCCGATTATCTCGCCATGGATTATGAATGGGCGGAAAAATATGAATATGATTTTCCGGGAGGGGCGCCTTCGGATAGATACAGGTTTCCGCACATTTATGTTGACGGCGGGAAGTATTATTTGTACTATGGTCAATATTATTATAATGAATATTGTATTGATGACGATCTTGATCCGGATGTGGGTGATGGTAATCAGCGTGCAGTATTTAAAGGGCACAGGACTGGAGCTGCACCTTCGCCGCAACCGGAAAATTTGCTGAATTCATTTGATGTTATTCGATTAGCCGAAGATCCTATTGTTCAAAATGATCCGGAACCACATGAAATGGGCATAGGCTCTTCTGGAAGTGAGATCAATGTCGGAAAAAACCTCCACTGTGTCGCATATTTGTGTACCGATGAGTATAACTATGCATGGGTTTATGAAAAACACAATTATGGATGCACAAAGGAAAAACCATACGGAATCAATGTTCTTGGCTATGACTTATGGGGTCCGCCTGTAATAGGAATTGGGGCATATGATGATAAGTATTGTTCCTTTTTTAAGAAATACGGCTACAATAAGGACAATATGCCCGACAGCTATGATATGAACTGGGCCGGCATTACCGAATAATTTAATCAAGCATAAAATATCAGAAAGAATATCAGAAAGGAATTTTATTATGAAATGTTTATCATTAAAAACAATATTATTCTGGACGGCGTTCTTATCTATTGGCGTTTTTGCTCAGGGACCAATAGTCATAATTGGTGACCTCGAACTATCCAGAGATGAAATTGCTCAAAAGCTGGATAATGCAAATCAGGATCCCATGTTGGCGGTAATTAAAATTAAAAGAGCCGAGGCGATAAAAAGATTAACCCAGATCAGAAAGCTTCCTGGAGGAAATGGAGAAAAACAAGTATATCAGGATGTGTTTGGCGCTTCTTTTGATGATGATAATATTGCCATTAATGATCCGGCACTGCCGCATGCAGCGAAAAAAGACGCTCTGTTGCGGAAAAGTCTTTTTGAACGATGGCTCACCGAAATGGCTGAAAAAATTGTATCGGTTACCTTTGTCGATGAAAAGGCATTCTGGGAACTGGTACAAAACAGTGAATCATACAGGATCCGGAAGGAAAACGGCTATGAACCATCCATGGATACCTGGGTATACACTTGTCATGAATTGCTGGTTTCTCCGGACAAAGTAATTGCCGAAAAAAACGGCGCCTGTTTTCTAAATGGTTCGGAGCTTAATGTATGGATAGAGAATAATTACACCGGTTCGGTAATGCCCTATGCGAAGAGAAAGCACACACGGGAGGAAATTCTTGATATTCTGGCAGAAAAAGCCACCGAAGGAAAGCTTTTGTCGGAACAAGCCGGAGAGGGGAAAATCGAAATAAAGCAAAATGTGCGTGAACGTGCAATCGATAAGTTTGTAAGGGATAATATGATGCACGCCGGCTTGAAAATCGGTACAATAAAAGGGAAGAGTCTCTCTGAAGCATCTGAAATGATCTATGAGAATTATTTTAAAAGAAAGGGCGCCGGAATAGCAAGACTACGAAACATTCTTGATGGGAGTACGAAAGTAACTTCCTTTGAGGGGCCCGAAGCTGTGTATCTGGCAAATGCGGCCACAGGCAGCATGCAGCAGGATATTATCGAAGGTGTTGGCGATGATGAATTATACGAATGGATGAAATCCAGCGGCTTCAAAGGTAATTTTCATGAAGCTCGTCAAGTATTTGGTGCACAAAGATATGATGAATATATCGATAGTGAAATAAAAAATGCTGGAATAGCCATTCTTTCATTTACCAAGAAAAAGTAATTTTGTATTATCAGGCTGTGGAGGAGATTGAAACCTCCACGGCCATTTTTCTGGAGGATTTTTATGCAGAATACATCAATGGCGCTCCTGCTTTTGCTGGTTTCTCTCTCCTTTTCACAAACGTGGGAACCTGCAGGCGGCCCTTGCGGCGGTTATGTTTTATGCCTTTCCGCGAGTAACGGAAGGTTTTTTGCCGGTACCTACAGGGGTGGTGTATTCATGTCGGACGACAGCGGAGCGACCTGGCGTCATTCGCCCGAAACTTACAGCTTGAGTTTCAATGACATTGTCTGCAAAGGTGATACGCTATACGGAGGAACATGGTACAACGGTATTCTAATGTCGCATGACAAAGGAGAGACATGGGAGAACATTTATTTTGATACGATGTCTCTTGATAATGACGTTGGGGCCCTGGCCTTACTGGACGGCATTTTGTTTGCTGGAACTCAGATGTCACTTCTTCGGTCAGAGGATAATGGAAAAACATGGACAAATTTGAGCATTGAACCGGATTTCCCGCGTTTCTATTTTTTCAGTGATTTTGAAAAGATTAGTGATTATTATTTTTCAGGGAGCAAGTATAACGGCGTAATGCGTTCCAGAGATAAAGGTCTTACCTGGGAAATAATTAATAACGGTTTGCAAGACAAAAAAGTGTATTCTCTTGCCGTAGTAGATACAATACTCTTTGCCGGCACATATATGGATAACGTTTATCGTTCGACTGATTTTGGTGAATCATGGCAAAAATCGGATGATGGAATATCTGAATATACTGCTGCTTCGTATATTTTCTCTTTCAATGGTTTTCTATTATATGATAATCATGACGCTTTATATTTATCTGAAGACACTGCAAACCTTTGGAACAAATTAAATGATAATCTTGATATAATAAATATTTTAGCCGTAAATAATGAAAAATTCCTTCTGGCAGGACACGGCCCTGGTATTTATTTTTATAATTTGTCCAACAATACAATTGCTTCAAGAAATAATAAATTATATAGCCATACTATCCAATCATTAAGCTCAAATAATAATACACTTTTAGCTACGACCTACCATTATGCTTCATTTTTATCGATCGATTCAGGAAAAACCTGGCAGACTGTGCATGAAAAAGAATTATTTGAAAATCATATCAGGTCACAAGCCTGCCATGTTAAGGGAAACGATCTTTACCTTGACGCAAATGGCGGTATTTTCCACAGGAACATGGAAATAGACACCGGTTGGAGCACAATGAATGACGGCATGGGTGATACAGTTGGTATCCGCGGATTCGGATCGATTGGAACGTATGTATTTGCCGCTTCGGAGCGCGGCCGTGTATACAGAAAACGGGACGGTGATACCACCTGGCAGGCGTGCACAACCGGACTCCGCTCTCAGGAGGGCTTCAGGACAATTATTGAAAATAATGGGCGCCTCTTTTTGACCGGATATGAATTTTATATATCCGACGACAGCGGCAGTACATGGATATCAAAATTAACTGATGAGACCACGCGATTCGTCGCATGCGCTGCCGAGGGTGATGTTGTGTATGTTAACAGGTATACCAAAGGCGTTTGCCGCTCACTGGATAACGGCGATACCTGGGAGGAGCCGTATATGGGCCTTCCTCGAGTTAAAGCTCTTGCAACATGGAACGGTCTGGTATTTGCCGGAACGCTTGGCGGCGGCGTGTTTATGTCGTCTGACAGCGCGAAAACCTGGGAACCGTTCAATGAAGGGTTATGGAATTATGGAGTTCTCTCAATGACCATTCAAAATAATACGCTTTTTGCCGGCACACAGGGGAGCAGTATTTTCAAGCTTGATCTCACAAGCATACCGGGAATATCGGGCAATAGCAACGTCCGTCGTGTAAAACAGGAACAGAAAATAAAATTGCAGCGTTCAGGGGCGGTTTATCGTATCCAGTTACCCGCCAACAAGGGGATAAAGTCAATCGAGGTGTATGATCTTCATGGAAGGAATTTACGGAGGGTATATCCGGATAAAGAAAATGAAAAAATTCTAAAAAACGATTTTTCAATCAGGCCGCGACACTCGGGAAATGTTCTTCTCCGCTTAAACATGCAAAATGCTGAAGAAATTATTCCAGCGCCCTTGATTAAGTAAGATTTCTCGAAGCAATAAAAAGCAAATATATTGTGTTCAGAGATGATGGGGCTTAAAATTAATTAATTGATTCATTTTACGAATCAATTGATATAAAATGGTTAATTAAACCTATTTTTATAAAGAGGCATATTTTGAAAAAGTTCATTGTCTTATCAGCGGCATGTTTCTTATACATTGTCAGCCCTTTGTGTTCTGATCTGGGCATAAAGATATTCATATCAGGGAATGATGATTTAATTAGTGCTTTCGGTAAAGGCGCTGATTCGCTTTATTTTTGCAGGGAGGCATATGATTCAATAATTTCCGGACATAAAGATTCGGACACTCTCTGGATTGGAGATATTTTCAAATGTTGTGTATGAGTTAATATAAAAATGGCATATCCAGAAGTATCTTTAAATTACAACATTTACTGAAACTTCATTGAAAGGATATGCCATGAAAGAAAATACTTTCACCGCTTCACAATCAAAAGAATTTTCAACTATGTCTCTCAGTGACATTGCACGTATTGGAGCAGAACAGATGCTCAAGGTAGCATTACAAGCGGAAATAAAGTCGTATATGGATCAGGTTAATTGCACATGTATATCAGTTGATGGTTCGCCTCAAATTGTTAGAAATGGATATAATAAGGAACGCACAATCACTATCGGAGACGGGCAGATTAAAGTCAAGGTTCCTCGTACCAGAGTTCGTAACAAAGGTATTGAAAATTATAGTAGCAGCATTCTTCCGAAGTATATGCGGAGGAATCCCAAAATCGATGAAGCCATACCGATTTTATATCTTAAAGGCATTTCTACGAATAACATGTTTTCCGCATTAGAAAAATTACTTGGTGATTCCGTGTCTGGTTTGTCTGCCACAAACGTCAGTCGCATGAAATCCCATTGGAAACATGAATTTGATGAATGGAAAAACCGAGACCTCTCTAACACGCGTTATTGTTACGTATGGGTTGATGGCATTTATACAAACGTCAGATTCAGCGATAATCGTCTGTGCACTCTTGTTGTTATCGGTGCTACTGAAGAAGGGCATAAAGAGCTTATTGCCGTAGAAAGCGGTTACCGGGAAAGTGAAGAATCCTGGAAAACACTCCTGCGGGATTTGCGTGATAGAGGTATGCAATCTCCAGCCCTTGCAATCGGCGATGGTGCTTTGGGGTTCTGGGCCGCAGTGCAAAAGATATTTCCAGAAACAGAATGCCAAAGATGCTGGGTACACAAGACAGTAAACATCCTTGACAAACTACCGAAATCACTTCGTTCAAAGGCACATAAGATGCTTAAGGAAATCTATATGTCAGAGTGTCGTGAAGATGCTGAAATGGCGTTCAATAGATTCCTTGACCGGTTTAAGGATAAATATCCCAAAGCATCTCAATGTCTCGAGAAAGACAAAGGACATCTTTTAACATTCTACAGTTATCCGGCAAAACACTGGAAGCATATACGGACAACAAATCCGATAGAATCAACGTTTGCCACAGTACGGCTAAGAAGCGTATCAACGCGAGGGCATGGTACAGAGGAAACAACATTCATGATGATATTTAAGCTGATACAAATGGCATCAAAGCGGTGGCAAAGGATGTGGGGTT
This genomic interval from Chitinivibrionales bacterium contains the following:
- a CDS encoding IS256 family transposase — protein: MKENTFTASQSKEFSTMSLSDIARIGAEQMLKVALQAEIKSYMDQVNCTCISVDGSPQIVRNGYNKERTITIGDGQIKVKVPRTRVRNKGIENYSSSILPKYMRRNPKIDEAIPILYLKGISTNNMFSALEKLLGDSVSGLSATNVSRMKSHWKHEFDEWKNRDLSNTRYCYVWVDGIYTNVRFSDNRLCTLVVIGATEEGHKELIAVESGYRESEESWKTLLRDLRDRGMQSPALAIGDGALGFWAAVQKIFPETECQRCWVHKTVNILDKLPKSLRSKAHKMLKEIYMSECREDAEMAFNRFLDRFKDKYPKASQCLEKDKGHLLTFYSYPAKHWKHIRTTNPIESTFATVRLRSVSTRGHGTEETTFMMIFKLIQMASKRWQRMWGYNLIPLVLNGAKFVDGELLEKAA